A region from the Methanofollis liminatans DSM 4140 genome encodes:
- the ilvE gene encoding branched-chain-amino-acid transaminase, with translation MIIYLDGAFVPESEAKVSVFDHGLLYGDGVFEGIRAYDGRVFRLDEHIDRLYDSAKTIDMKVPITKEEFKEALLEVLRRNNLRDAYIRPVVTRGKGDLGLDPRKCPKPTIFIIATSWGAMYGDLYEKGLTAVSVSVRRNPAEALPPNVKSLNYLNNILAKIEANYKGGDEAIFFDTHGYVAEGSGDNIFVVKDGVIATPHTLNNLRGVTRKVALEVAASLGIGIEERNLGYFDLYTADEVFVTGTAAEVAPITKIDGRIVGDGHPGPVTRQLMAGFSAVTAKEGTPIF, from the coding sequence ATGATTATCTACCTGGACGGGGCGTTCGTCCCTGAGAGCGAGGCGAAGGTCTCGGTCTTCGACCACGGCCTTCTCTACGGCGACGGCGTTTTTGAGGGGATCCGCGCCTATGACGGCCGCGTCTTCAGGCTGGACGAGCACATCGACCGGCTCTACGACTCGGCGAAGACGATCGACATGAAGGTCCCGATCACGAAGGAGGAGTTCAAGGAGGCGCTCCTCGAGGTCTTGCGGAGGAACAACCTCAGGGACGCCTATATCAGGCCGGTCGTCACCCGGGGCAAAGGAGACCTGGGCCTCGACCCGCGGAAGTGCCCGAAGCCGACGATCTTCATCATCGCCACCAGCTGGGGCGCGATGTACGGCGACCTCTACGAGAAGGGGCTCACCGCCGTCAGCGTCTCCGTCCGGAGGAACCCGGCCGAGGCCCTCCCGCCGAACGTGAAGAGCCTGAACTACTTGAACAACATCCTGGCGAAGATCGAGGCGAACTATAAGGGCGGGGACGAGGCGATCTTCTTCGACACCCACGGCTATGTCGCCGAAGGCTCGGGGGACAACATCTTCGTCGTCAAGGACGGCGTCATCGCCACCCCGCACACCCTCAACAACCTCAGGGGCGTGACCAGGAAGGTGGCGCTCGAGGTCGCCGCCTCACTCGGGATCGGTATCGAGGAGCGGAACCTTGGTTACTTCGACCTCTATACGGCCGACGAGGTCTTCGTCACCGGTACCGCCGCCGAGGTGGCGCCGATCACGAAGATCGACGGCAGGATCGTCGGCGACGGACACCCGGGCCCGGTCACCAGGCAGTTGATGGCCGGATTCTCTGCGGTGACCGCAAAGGAAGGCACCCCGATCTTCTGA
- a CDS encoding nitroreductase family protein, translating into MDHPITVDSDACTRCGICMEICPMGIIAQDGPDDLPRLVPGGEAVCSRCGHCEAVCPAGAVSALYPASGPQHLPGGSAAIAPADLAAYLRARRTVRRYREACVDKETVEALLDVVRFAPSGMNGQPVHWLVVHDPAEVRRLAGLAIAWMREASRAGHPMADLFGVLVRTWDAGVDQICRGAPHLVVAHADAKDPMAYTDSIIALAWLEVAAPSFGLGTCWAGFFQIAAASSPALLEALGLPEGHAPQYAMALGYPAYRFPRVPGREPVRVTWR; encoded by the coding sequence ATGGACCATCCGATCACCGTTGACAGCGATGCCTGCACGCGCTGCGGCATCTGCATGGAGATCTGCCCGATGGGGATCATCGCGCAGGACGGGCCCGACGATCTGCCGCGCCTCGTTCCCGGCGGCGAGGCGGTGTGCAGCCGTTGCGGCCACTGCGAGGCCGTCTGCCCGGCCGGGGCGGTCTCGGCCCTGTACCCGGCCTCAGGGCCGCAGCATCTTCCCGGGGGGTCGGCGGCGATCGCCCCCGCGGACCTTGCGGCCTACCTGCGGGCCCGCCGGACGGTCCGCCGGTACCGGGAGGCGTGCGTGGATAAGGAGACGGTCGAGGCCCTGCTCGACGTGGTGAGGTTCGCACCCTCCGGGATGAACGGTCAGCCGGTCCACTGGCTCGTCGTCCACGACCCGGCCGAGGTGCGCCGCCTCGCGGGGCTTGCGATCGCGTGGATGCGGGAGGCGAGTCGGGCCGGCCACCCCATGGCCGATCTCTTCGGGGTGCTGGTGCGGACCTGGGACGCGGGCGTGGACCAGATCTGCCGGGGCGCCCCGCACCTGGTCGTCGCCCACGCCGATGCGAAGGACCCGATGGCCTACACCGACAGCATCATCGCCCTCGCCTGGCTCGAGGTCGCCGCCCCGTCCTTCGGCCTGGGGACCTGCTGGGCCGGGTTCTTCCAGATCGCCGCCGCGTCCTCGCCGGCGCTCCTTGAGGCGCTCGGCCTGCCCGAGGGGCACGCGCCGCAGTATGCGATGGCCCTGGGCTACCCGGCGTACCGGTTCCCCCGCGTGCCAGGCCGGGAGCCGGTGCGGGTCACCTGGCGGTGA
- a CDS encoding autotransporter outer membrane beta-barrel domain-containing protein: MVKAPGVGILLHPRLLFALMVLFCVMLTAPAAAVALPDRVAVNESYTDQTPDYGYLNFSSIQEAIDGVATGGEVWVHNGTYREALVIDRSMSVLGVSALTALDEGIPILDVPGEAIGVEITADNVTFSGFEVANATEIGIFAHGADAVSLEHNYVSLLNDAAPDTCGILVEDGAGACIGDNMVLVMGSGHQMGVTLDRAPEARVRDNRILAASRAPEVGPVEVGAVNLVLAALVPEDNKPLSTIEEEQYLSLAPDGVTVLESPSVLVEGNQVVSMGLGDEVEGVYVSADVWGIRSCDSESASIIENEVTVVGLAPNRTRTLGIHGAGDLTLIEGNTVEISTVSSIVQPVGIRLGWAEKGRVLNNTVSVEVECASTGGNDGRMRPAGITAFESVRAQVTRNDISYTLSASGSPETCRVAVEGIYLEECDACRVSENVAVVESMTIRDRTRDGDDDLLRVSGSVNGIDVYESDEPEILENVVETFGGVFAHDGGTPDEPFAGIAGELMMTGISVRGWWDEPVQSPVVDGNAVSVSAQSMTFLGPLSGVFGDALADNSDLQARYAAVMDAKENRASALSAFEEVEGLDVDLSSALAFEPRIDEVCLAQVRTVTAGIVLEDVVDPTVCRNIVPVSLNALSLVSSLPVGEEEAAALCEGAMPLGLIEQAFAGEQMQQAAVLSLIDENGDAWQNLSVEERAAITDAVINGDADALALYAETDGLFPAGSGVDEIIAGYQEILESDELFGFLNGTRLAAAVPVSMNYGLLYTAEGETQVYENTFSVLTSSIGIAVAESENADVPDAAAGSAGLVTSFGIIGTSDAARLAENTVEVGTSGIYLNIASGSDIETSDAAAGTAHLFLAAGICADGDESLVQGNNITVLQTTEAIAEAVALVKDRIALSVAATAGVGVGIVLDAGTILDAGTYAPVPPTMDDAFGDVIQGNTVSVTDEINVASLAGMLLDPPLDGSSHALSAAVGAAASFGIVAPEASVLDNTVSAVASQNSMAVAEVTDLSDPVILAAGSGLPGAGAANLGIAASGGIVTLRSCITNNTVFTAANAEGTVEAATEELLEDAGILGVIGVINVGIVSLNPSYIDANTVDGEAWAALVGMCRGDRVDGETQLIGLDLGILSVGGDATFNTINNGYAGFPYSYDGEVYEPYATHNWWGDASGPSGTGPGTGSPVYGAALYEPWLTRPADVVLETGKSYFGLEIGSPFIGGDGYRTGLEPGWNTLSFPLALENATWGAATGLGDGLDYAVAYAWDAGAGRWVQVTDASTINPLDAVYVRMNDYDRLPVRISPEVTSPPTRTLEAGWNLVGPAYALVGLPEPIGQAYFWWGEPYGTSVTTALTTVAYTPDGRDGYTVVVSPSINPESWVFTRGDDAPDMDATCGYWVYMENPATLAGFSTTPLPMPEWAWNL, encoded by the coding sequence CGGCACCGGCAGCTGCGGTGGCCCTGCCTGACAGGGTCGCCGTGAACGAATCGTACACTGACCAGACGCCCGACTACGGTTACTTAAACTTCTCCAGCATCCAGGAGGCCATAGACGGCGTGGCGACGGGCGGCGAGGTATGGGTCCATAACGGGACATACCGCGAGGCTCTCGTGATCGACCGGAGCATGAGCGTCCTGGGCGTCTCCGCACTGACCGCCCTCGATGAGGGGATACCGATCCTCGACGTCCCCGGCGAGGCGATCGGTGTCGAGATCACCGCGGATAACGTCACCTTCAGCGGTTTTGAGGTCGCCAACGCCACCGAGATCGGCATCTTCGCCCATGGCGCCGATGCCGTCTCCCTCGAGCACAACTACGTCTCTCTCCTCAACGATGCCGCCCCGGACACCTGCGGCATTCTCGTCGAGGACGGCGCGGGGGCCTGCATCGGCGACAACATGGTGCTTGTCATGGGATCAGGCCACCAGATGGGTGTCACCCTCGACAGGGCGCCTGAAGCCCGCGTCCGCGACAACCGCATCCTTGCCGCCTCACGGGCCCCGGAGGTTGGGCCGGTCGAGGTGGGCGCCGTCAACCTGGTCCTTGCCGCCCTCGTTCCTGAGGATAACAAACCGCTCTCCACCATAGAAGAGGAGCAGTACCTATCACTGGCGCCCGACGGTGTCACGGTCCTGGAGAGCCCCTCTGTTCTCGTCGAGGGCAACCAGGTCGTCTCCATGGGTCTCGGCGACGAGGTTGAAGGGGTCTACGTCTCTGCCGACGTATGGGGGATCAGGTCCTGCGACTCGGAAAGTGCCTCAATCATCGAGAATGAGGTCACCGTCGTCGGGCTTGCACCCAACAGAACCCGGACGCTCGGCATCCACGGCGCCGGCGACCTCACCCTCATCGAGGGCAACACCGTCGAGATCAGCACCGTATCCAGCATCGTCCAGCCGGTCGGCATCCGTCTCGGTTGGGCCGAGAAGGGGCGGGTCCTCAACAATACCGTCTCTGTGGAGGTAGAATGCGCCAGCACCGGCGGGAACGACGGGCGGATGAGACCGGCCGGCATCACGGCCTTTGAATCCGTCAGGGCCCAGGTCACCAGGAACGACATCTCCTATACCCTCTCTGCCAGCGGGTCGCCCGAGACCTGCCGCGTGGCGGTCGAGGGCATCTATCTCGAGGAGTGCGACGCGTGCCGGGTGAGCGAGAACGTCGCCGTCGTGGAGAGTATGACGATCCGGGACCGGACCCGCGACGGTGATGACGACCTGCTCCGGGTGTCCGGCAGCGTAAACGGCATCGATGTCTATGAGAGCGACGAACCCGAGATCCTGGAGAATGTCGTCGAGACCTTCGGCGGCGTGTTCGCCCATGACGGGGGGACGCCGGACGAACCCTTTGCGGGCATCGCCGGCGAACTCATGATGACCGGCATCTCTGTCCGGGGCTGGTGGGATGAACCCGTCCAGAGCCCGGTAGTCGACGGGAACGCGGTCTCTGTTTCGGCGCAGAGCATGACGTTTCTTGGTCCGCTCTCCGGCGTGTTCGGCGACGCCCTTGCGGATAACAGCGACCTTCAGGCCAGGTACGCCGCCGTGATGGATGCAAAGGAGAACCGCGCCTCTGCTCTCTCCGCCTTCGAGGAGGTTGAAGGCCTGGACGTCGATCTGAGCAGCGCCCTTGCCTTCGAACCCCGTATCGACGAGGTGTGCCTCGCCCAGGTCCGCACGGTGACGGCCGGCATCGTCCTCGAAGACGTCGTGGACCCGACGGTCTGCCGCAACATCGTCCCGGTCTCCCTGAACGCCCTCTCCCTTGTATCCAGCCTGCCGGTCGGAGAGGAGGAGGCGGCGGCACTCTGTGAGGGTGCCATGCCGCTCGGGCTCATCGAGCAGGCCTTTGCCGGCGAACAGATGCAGCAGGCCGCTGTCCTCAGCCTCATCGACGAGAACGGCGATGCGTGGCAGAACCTCTCCGTAGAGGAGAGGGCGGCGATCACCGACGCCGTCATCAACGGCGACGCCGACGCCCTTGCACTCTATGCCGAGACCGACGGCCTCTTCCCCGCGGGATCCGGCGTGGACGAGATCATCGCCGGTTACCAGGAGATCCTTGAGAGCGATGAGCTGTTCGGGTTCCTGAACGGGACCAGGCTTGCAGCCGCCGTCCCGGTCTCGATGAACTACGGCCTCCTCTACACTGCCGAAGGTGAGACGCAGGTCTATGAGAACACCTTCTCGGTCCTGACCTCGAGCATCGGGATCGCCGTCGCCGAGAGCGAGAACGCCGATGTGCCCGACGCCGCCGCCGGATCTGCCGGTCTCGTGACCTCCTTCGGCATCATCGGGACGAGCGATGCGGCCAGGCTGGCGGAGAACACCGTCGAGGTGGGCACCTCCGGCATATACCTGAACATCGCCTCTGGAAGCGATATCGAGACCTCGGACGCGGCGGCCGGCACCGCTCACCTCTTCCTCGCGGCGGGTATCTGTGCAGACGGCGATGAGAGCCTGGTCCAGGGCAACAACATCACCGTCCTGCAGACCACGGAGGCGATCGCCGAGGCGGTCGCCCTGGTAAAGGACCGGATAGCCCTCAGCGTTGCGGCCACGGCGGGCGTGGGCGTCGGCATCGTCCTCGATGCCGGCACGATCCTGGACGCCGGGACCTACGCCCCCGTTCCTCCCACGATGGACGACGCCTTCGGCGACGTGATCCAGGGCAACACGGTCTCGGTCACCGACGAGATCAACGTCGCCTCGCTCGCCGGGATGCTGCTCGACCCGCCTCTTGACGGCTCTTCCCATGCCCTCTCTGCGGCGGTCGGTGCCGCGGCGAGTTTCGGTATCGTCGCACCCGAGGCCAGTGTGCTGGACAACACCGTCAGCGCCGTCGCAAGCCAGAACAGCATGGCCGTTGCAGAGGTCACGGACCTCTCTGATCCTGTCATCCTGGCGGCAGGCTCCGGCCTGCCCGGTGCCGGGGCTGCAAACCTGGGGATCGCCGCCTCCGGGGGTATCGTGACCCTGCGTTCGTGCATCACGAACAACACCGTCTTCACGGCGGCGAACGCCGAAGGAACTGTCGAGGCGGCGACTGAGGAGCTCCTCGAAGACGCCGGTATTCTCGGCGTTATCGGGGTGATCAACGTCGGCATCGTCAGCCTGAACCCCTCGTATATCGACGCGAACACCGTGGACGGTGAGGCATGGGCAGCCCTGGTGGGCATGTGCCGGGGCGACCGGGTGGACGGCGAGACCCAGCTCATCGGCCTGGACCTTGGTATCCTCTCGGTGGGCGGCGACGCCACCTTCAACACCATCAACAACGGCTATGCAGGTTTCCCGTACTCCTATGACGGGGAGGTCTACGAGCCCTATGCCACCCACAACTGGTGGGGCGACGCCAGCGGGCCGTCTGGCACCGGCCCCGGAACAGGGAGCCCGGTCTACGGCGCCGCCCTGTACGAGCCCTGGCTGACCAGGCCGGCGGACGTCGTCCTGGAGACCGGGAAGTCGTACTTCGGGCTTGAGATCGGGTCGCCCTTCATCGGCGGCGACGGTTACCGCACCGGGCTTGAGCCCGGATGGAACACCCTCTCGTTCCCGCTGGCCCTTGAGAACGCCACCTGGGGGGCGGCCACCGGCCTCGGCGACGGCCTCGATTACGCCGTCGCCTATGCCTGGGACGCCGGTGCCGGGCGCTGGGTCCAGGTGACCGATGCGAGCACGATCAACCCGCTCGATGCTGTGTACGTCAGGATGAACGACTACGACCGCCTGCCGGTCCGGATCAGCCCGGAGGTCACGAGCCCGCCGACCCGCACCCTCGAGGCAGGGTGGAACCTGGTCGGCCCGGCCTATGCCCTGGTCGGTCTCCCTGAGCCGATCGGCCAGGCGTACTTCTGGTGGGGCGAGCCCTACGGGACGTCGGTCACGACAGCCCTGACCACCGTCGCGTACACCCCTGACGGCCGCGACGGATACACCGTCGTCGTCTCGCCGTCGATCAACCCCGAGTCCTGGGTCTTCACCCGCGGGGACGATGCACCCGATATGGACGCCACCTGCGGCTACTGGGTCTATATGGAGAACCCCGCCACCCTTGCCGGGTTCTCCACCACCCCTCTCCCCATGCCCGAATGGGCGTGGAACCTGTGA